A genomic window from Anthocerotibacter panamensis C109 includes:
- a CDS encoding methyl-accepting chemotaxis protein: MDTTLSADSTLTDLPLVSYQVAPTTACKEVRDYFQRNPTLPGVLIVEADEVQAMVSRRRLLERLSRPYALDVFLKRPIIELPEIWPQNQGFLQLPSRIKVAEALRQALDRPGEDAYEPLVVLAGSGPTLLDVGDLLVAHAQIFQQTMELLYKQQLETQRYLTRLEEQQAQIRNYTQALELQQRQLQARSTSLETIQQQLFTMAGVFATRGGQAFAETFAGIDQITQEIDQIVQDSEKLRTSTLQIQSISAVVSEIAGRINLLALNTAVESERAGPQAKGMSVLAKEVRRLARETTQAAGNIQSIAQTMEEDTGRNVSSAQRGAIVAYGLKERSQAASRTVSDLRSLLVDLTENSQQ; the protein is encoded by the coding sequence ATGGATACGACCCTTTCTGCTGATTCCACCCTGACTGACCTGCCCTTAGTGAGCTATCAGGTTGCCCCGACTACGGCCTGTAAAGAAGTCCGTGATTACTTTCAACGCAATCCAACCCTACCAGGGGTATTGATTGTCGAGGCGGATGAAGTGCAGGCGATGGTCTCCCGCCGCAGGCTCCTGGAGCGTCTGAGCCGTCCTTATGCCCTGGATGTCTTCCTCAAACGGCCCATTATAGAATTGCCGGAGATCTGGCCGCAAAACCAGGGCTTCTTGCAGCTACCTTCTAGGATCAAGGTCGCTGAAGCTTTGCGTCAGGCTCTCGACCGCCCTGGAGAGGACGCCTACGAACCGCTCGTGGTATTGGCGGGGTCAGGCCCAACCTTACTCGATGTGGGGGACTTGCTGGTGGCCCATGCCCAGATCTTTCAACAGACAATGGAATTGCTTTACAAACAACAACTGGAGACACAGCGCTACTTGACCCGGTTGGAGGAGCAACAGGCCCAAATCCGCAACTATACGCAGGCACTCGAACTACAACAGCGGCAACTCCAAGCCCGTTCGACCTCGCTGGAGACCATTCAGCAGCAACTCTTTACGATGGCTGGAGTCTTCGCCACCCGAGGAGGACAGGCGTTTGCTGAAACCTTTGCTGGCATCGATCAGATTACCCAGGAGATCGACCAAATCGTCCAAGACAGTGAAAAGTTGCGGACCTCGACCCTCCAGATCCAATCTATCAGTGCGGTGGTGAGCGAAATTGCCGGACGGATCAACCTGCTGGCGCTCAATACGGCGGTAGAGTCAGAGCGAGCAGGTCCCCAAGCCAAGGGTATGAGCGTCCTCGCCAAGGAAGTGCGCCGCCTCGCTCGTGAGACGACCCAAGCTGCTGGCAATATTCAAAGCATCGCCCAGACCATGGAAGAAGATACAGGACGCAATGTCTCTTCTGCCCAACGCGGAGCTATCGTTGCCTATGGGCTCAAGGAGCGCTCCCAGGCAGCCAGTCGCACAGTGTCGGACCTGCGCTCACTGCTGGTGGATTTGACCGAAAATAGTCAGCAGTAG
- a CDS encoding manganese efflux pump MntP — protein sequence MAGSAVIAYRTVPMPPAYQGTQAQQTDTGLLDNAGCSGGSTMQQWVVLNKLMAIFLLAVAANLDNFGIGLAFGTASLHISALANVFIALIAGVLSYAATLCGNVLEILLPLQVANWVGAWMIVGVGVWVTNHQRVSRWFQAVQTWLKYCSGQHGPRPTLRSPQKMDLKTTVLLGISLSLNAMAGGLGAGLSGYSPVWTALAIALVSYLTLDMGQGIGSIYLGKYLGPSAQKVAGLLLIGVGVYELFN from the coding sequence TTGGCAGGTTCAGCCGTCATTGCCTACCGGACTGTCCCGATGCCCCCTGCGTACCAAGGGACTCAGGCACAACAGACCGACACTGGTTTGTTGGATAACGCTGGTTGTAGCGGGGGCTCAACGATGCAGCAGTGGGTGGTTTTGAATAAATTGATGGCGATTTTCTTGCTCGCTGTTGCCGCAAATCTGGACAATTTTGGTATAGGTCTTGCCTTTGGCACAGCCAGTCTACATATTAGTGCGCTTGCCAATGTTTTTATTGCACTTATTGCAGGGGTCTTATCTTATGCGGCTACCTTGTGCGGAAATGTCCTGGAAATCCTGCTACCCCTACAGGTAGCGAACTGGGTGGGTGCATGGATGATTGTGGGTGTCGGTGTGTGGGTGACCAACCACCAACGGGTCAGCCGCTGGTTTCAGGCTGTGCAGACTTGGCTGAAGTACTGCTCGGGGCAGCATGGTCCACGCCCGACTCTGCGATCACCCCAAAAGATGGATCTGAAGACGACAGTACTGCTGGGCATCTCGCTGTCGCTTAATGCCATGGCTGGAGGACTCGGAGCTGGGCTCTCTGGATATAGCCCGGTCTGGACTGCCCTAGCCATCGCGCTCGTTAGCTATCTCACCCTTGATATGGGCCAAGGGATCGGCAGCATCTACCTGGGCAAGTACTTGGGGCCTTCTGCCCAAAAAGTAGCAGGTTTACTGCTCATCGGGGTCGGGGTCTACGAACTTTTTAATTAA
- a CDS encoding glycosyltransferase WbuB, whose product MRLLICGINYAPELTGVGKYTGEMAEWFAAQGYDVRVVTAPPYYPGWQVGGGYQSWAYQRERRADVEVFRCPLWVKRNPSGRERLIHLLSFALSSLPVMIQQIFWAPDLVLAVEPTFFSSPTALLVARLSGAQAWLHVQDLEMDAAFKLGLLPHRWWGGLSGVESWLKRQFDWVSSISQPMVDRLLLKGLTPTKTLLFPNWVDTDQIYPLAQPCPLRQELGLTPRDTVVLYAGNLGQKQGLEVLLEAACALKSRPDLHFILCGDGAARERLTGMAQALSLHNVRFMPLQPEHRLNDLLNLADIHALIQKSESADLVMPSKLTGMLASGRPILATADAGTAVAEVMSRANCGAVVPPGDVAALVAAIADLSTDGARRQALGMNGRVYAQRLLEKNWVLSRLRQSLERPLPQTAIKVQS is encoded by the coding sequence GTGCGCCTTCTGATCTGTGGCATTAACTACGCTCCTGAACTCACTGGTGTCGGTAAATATACTGGAGAGATGGCGGAATGGTTCGCCGCCCAAGGCTATGATGTCCGTGTCGTCACAGCCCCTCCGTACTATCCGGGCTGGCAAGTCGGCGGGGGCTATCAGAGCTGGGCCTACCAGCGAGAACGTCGAGCAGACGTTGAAGTATTTCGCTGTCCGCTCTGGGTGAAACGCAATCCCTCGGGCCGGGAGCGATTAATTCACCTCCTCTCCTTTGCACTTTCCAGTCTGCCGGTCATGATTCAGCAGATTTTTTGGGCTCCCGATCTGGTACTGGCGGTGGAACCTACGTTTTTCTCCAGTCCTACGGCGCTTTTGGTCGCCCGCCTATCCGGGGCTCAGGCGTGGCTGCATGTCCAAGATCTAGAGATGGATGCAGCTTTTAAGTTGGGGCTGTTGCCTCATCGCTGGTGGGGCGGGCTGAGCGGGGTGGAGTCCTGGCTCAAGCGTCAATTTGACTGGGTTTCCAGTATTTCCCAGCCTATGGTGGACCGGCTTTTGCTCAAGGGCCTTACCCCTACCAAAACCCTCCTCTTCCCCAATTGGGTGGACACCGACCAGATTTATCCCTTGGCTCAGCCTTGTCCCCTGCGTCAGGAGTTGGGTCTCACCCCACGGGACACCGTGGTCCTCTATGCGGGTAATCTCGGACAGAAGCAGGGTCTGGAGGTCTTACTGGAGGCAGCCTGTGCCCTCAAATCCCGACCGGACCTGCACTTTATCCTCTGCGGTGACGGAGCAGCCCGTGAGCGCCTCACCGGGATGGCCCAAGCACTCAGCCTCCACAATGTCCGTTTCATGCCCCTCCAACCGGAGCATCGGCTCAACGATTTGCTCAACCTCGCAGATATCCATGCGCTGATCCAAAAGAGCGAAAGTGCTGATCTGGTCATGCCCTCCAAGCTCACAGGGATGTTGGCGAGTGGTAGACCGATTCTTGCTACGGCTGATGCGGGCACTGCTGTGGCAGAGGTCATGTCCCGCGCCAACTGTGGTGCGGTAGTGCCGCCCGGAGATGTCGCTGCCTTGGTTGCTGCTATTGCAGATCTGTCTACCGACGGGGCTCGGCGTCAGGCTTTGGGGATGAATGGCCGGGTCTATGCCCAAAGGCTCTTGGAGAAAAATTGGGTCCTGTCTCGTCTACGACAGTCCCTAGAGCGCCCCTTGCCCCAAACCGCTATCAAAGTCCAGTCTTAG
- a CDS encoding DUF3153 domain-containing protein, translating to MKLNVVKPVGLLALLVALSGCVQYRMGLDLAWDGSGTISQNLQVEPILADLVAPQLEDLTQQLQNRATKAGGRLRHKGASGLFEVVIPFQSLGQVEDKLNRFFSDAPKSSSASAPQLTRVVQSFRLEEHNFFLVTYYHLTGVLDLSELTRQSFTVSGHKIQVQAEPYAKLQLSMTLPFGALSSNANRTEGSTLLWNIRPNQPNELTLNFLLPGIPGVMLLLLGLAGTGVWLTVRR from the coding sequence GTGAAGTTGAACGTAGTAAAACCTGTCGGCTTGTTGGCTCTGCTGGTCGCCCTGAGCGGATGTGTGCAGTATCGCATGGGTCTGGACCTCGCCTGGGATGGCAGCGGTACGATCAGTCAAAATCTCCAGGTGGAGCCGATACTGGCGGATTTGGTGGCTCCTCAACTGGAAGACCTTACCCAGCAACTCCAAAACCGGGCAACCAAAGCCGGGGGGCGCCTGCGCCACAAAGGCGCGTCGGGGCTCTTTGAGGTGGTGATCCCCTTTCAAAGCTTGGGGCAGGTCGAGGACAAACTCAATCGTTTTTTTAGCGATGCCCCAAAGTCCTCATCCGCGAGCGCTCCTCAACTCACCCGCGTGGTCCAGTCTTTTCGTCTGGAGGAGCACAATTTCTTTTTGGTGACCTATTACCACCTCACCGGAGTGCTAGACCTATCGGAGCTGACGCGTCAATCATTCACGGTATCCGGTCATAAGATCCAGGTCCAAGCGGAGCCCTATGCCAAACTACAACTGAGCATGACCCTACCTTTTGGGGCGCTCTCCTCCAACGCCAACCGCACCGAGGGGAGCACACTCCTCTGGAACATCCGCCCCAATCAGCCTAACGAACTGACCCTCAACTTCCTGCTGCCTGGAATTCCGGGGGTGATGCTGCTCTTGTTAGGGCTGGCGGGCACAGGAGTTTGGCTGACAGTGAGGCGTTGA
- the gcvP gene encoding aminomethyl-transferring glycine dehydrogenase, with amino-acid sequence MQTRSPGAQISPKSALAYTDSFVARHIGPTVEEVQQMLSALGLSSLEDLIDQTVPAAIHLGRPLKLGEPLSEYEVLAQLQAIASQNQVFRSFIGMGYHNCITPPLIQRNILENPGWYTQYTPYQAEIAQGRLEALLNFQTLVGDLTGLEIANASLLDEGTAAAEAMTMSYGLAKNKAKAFFVSSLCHPQTIQILKTRAEPLGIRVLIGDHRTFTFHESVCGVLLQYPATDGAIYDYRAFIEAAHQAGALVTVAADLLSLTLLTPPGALGADIAVGNTQRFGVPMGYGGPHAAYFATKDAYKRQIPGRIVGVSKDIRGQPALRLALQTREQHIRRDKATSNICTAQVLLAVMASMYAVYHGPSGLKNIATRIHHLTTVLAEGLHHLGYQTGDAPFFDTLRVELGVRPLAEILEAAEAQRINLRIYDDGTLGITLDETTGATDLLDLFQIFAGEESLPFTLDTLSEGVDFAYGPALARTSSYLTHPVFNRYHSETELLRYLHRLQAKDLSLTTSMIPLGSCTMKLNATAEMVPVTWPEFGGIHPFAPVSQTRGYQTLFQQLEGWLAEITGFAGISLQPNAGSQGEYTGLLVIRRYHQNRSEGHRTVCLIPQSAHGTNPASAVMAGMRVVPVACDRQGNIDLTDLQTKAEQHSAELAALMVTYPSTHGVFETSIREVCAIVHAHGGQVYMDGANLNAQVGVCRPGDFGADVCHLNLHKTFCIPHGGGGPGMGPIGVASHLVPFLPSHPVVAVGGGVQAIGAVSAAPWGSASILPISWVYIALMGAEGLARATEVAILSANYIAHRLQPYYPVLYRGQSGLVAHECILDLRTLKATTGIEVEDVAKRLMDYGYHAPTISWPVAGTMMVEPTESESKAELDRFCDAMIAIRQEMAQIETGQLDRHDNPLKNAPHTAHSLITGDWVHPYTREQAAYPAPWTREHKFWPSVGRIDNVYGDRNLVCSCAGMEAYS; translated from the coding sequence ATGCAAACTCGCTCCCCCGGCGCTCAAATCAGCCCAAAGTCCGCCCTCGCCTACACCGATTCTTTTGTAGCGCGACACATCGGCCCCACCGTAGAGGAAGTCCAGCAGATGTTGTCTGCTTTGGGTCTATCGTCGCTGGAGGACTTGATTGACCAAACGGTGCCCGCTGCCATTCACCTGGGTCGCCCCCTCAAATTGGGCGAGCCCTTGAGCGAATATGAAGTCCTCGCCCAACTCCAAGCTATTGCCAGCCAGAATCAAGTTTTTCGGTCTTTCATAGGTATGGGCTATCACAACTGCATCACCCCGCCACTTATCCAACGGAATATCCTCGAAAATCCTGGTTGGTATACCCAATACACCCCCTATCAAGCAGAGATTGCTCAAGGTCGCCTCGAAGCCCTGCTTAACTTCCAGACCCTGGTGGGTGACCTGACTGGATTGGAAATTGCTAACGCCTCGCTATTGGATGAGGGGACGGCTGCGGCTGAAGCGATGACGATGAGCTACGGTTTGGCGAAAAATAAGGCCAAAGCTTTTTTTGTCTCCAGCCTCTGCCATCCCCAGACGATCCAGATCCTCAAGACCCGCGCCGAACCCCTGGGAATCCGTGTGCTGATAGGCGACCACCGGACTTTCACGTTTCATGAATCCGTCTGTGGGGTGCTCCTCCAGTATCCAGCTACCGATGGGGCAATTTATGACTACCGCGCCTTCATAGAGGCTGCCCATCAAGCGGGAGCCCTGGTCACCGTGGCGGCAGACCTATTGAGCCTGACCCTCCTGACCCCTCCTGGAGCACTAGGAGCAGATATCGCTGTGGGTAACACCCAGCGCTTTGGCGTACCCATGGGTTATGGTGGCCCCCATGCCGCCTATTTCGCCACCAAAGACGCCTACAAGCGTCAGATCCCAGGCCGTATTGTCGGCGTCTCCAAAGATATCCGCGGCCAACCTGCCCTGCGCCTCGCCCTCCAGACCCGCGAACAGCACATCCGCCGCGACAAGGCGACGAGCAACATCTGTACCGCTCAAGTTCTTCTTGCGGTCATGGCTAGCATGTACGCCGTTTACCATGGCCCCTCCGGGCTCAAAAATATTGCCACGCGTATCCATCACCTGACCACAGTCCTGGCTGAAGGGCTCCACCACCTTGGCTACCAAACGGGAGATGCGCCCTTTTTTGACACCTTGCGGGTGGAATTGGGCGTCCGGCCCCTCGCCGAAATCCTCGAAGCCGCCGAAGCCCAGCGCATTAACCTGCGTATCTACGACGACGGCACCCTTGGGATTACCTTGGATGAGACGACTGGTGCTACTGACCTGCTGGACCTCTTCCAGATTTTCGCAGGAGAGGAAAGCTTGCCTTTTACCCTCGATACCTTGAGTGAAGGGGTGGACTTCGCGTATGGTCCTGCCCTAGCCCGTACCTCCTCCTACCTGACCCATCCCGTCTTTAACCGCTACCACTCCGAGACCGAACTGCTGCGCTACTTGCACCGCCTCCAGGCCAAAGACCTCTCCTTGACCACTTCGATGATTCCCTTGGGCTCGTGCACGATGAAGCTCAATGCGACCGCCGAGATGGTGCCGGTGACTTGGCCGGAATTTGGAGGCATCCACCCCTTTGCGCCTGTCAGCCAGACTCGGGGCTATCAGACTTTATTTCAGCAGTTAGAAGGCTGGTTAGCAGAAATTACCGGCTTTGCGGGGATCTCCTTACAACCCAACGCCGGTTCTCAAGGCGAGTATACGGGGCTTTTGGTCATTCGCCGCTACCACCAAAACCGCAGCGAAGGCCACCGCACGGTCTGCCTCATCCCCCAATCCGCCCACGGCACCAATCCGGCGAGTGCCGTCATGGCGGGGATGCGTGTGGTTCCTGTCGCCTGCGACCGTCAAGGCAACATCGACCTGACCGATCTCCAGACCAAGGCCGAGCAGCATAGCGCAGAACTCGCTGCCCTGATGGTGACCTACCCCTCCACCCACGGCGTCTTTGAAACATCGATCCGCGAAGTCTGTGCCATCGTCCATGCCCACGGTGGGCAGGTCTACATGGACGGGGCAAACCTGAACGCGCAAGTCGGGGTCTGCCGTCCGGGGGATTTTGGGGCGGATGTCTGCCATCTCAACCTGCACAAGACCTTTTGTATTCCTCATGGCGGTGGCGGTCCCGGTATGGGTCCGATTGGCGTCGCAAGCCATTTAGTTCCCTTTTTGCCCAGTCATCCAGTGGTTGCTGTCGGCGGAGGGGTGCAGGCGATTGGTGCGGTCTCGGCAGCGCCTTGGGGGAGCGCCAGTATCTTGCCTATTTCCTGGGTCTATATTGCGCTGATGGGAGCGGAGGGCTTGGCTCGAGCCACCGAAGTCGCTATCCTCAGTGCCAACTACATCGCCCACCGCCTCCAGCCCTACTATCCCGTCCTCTACCGGGGACAATCCGGTTTGGTCGCCCATGAATGCATCCTGGACCTACGCACCCTCAAAGCGACAACAGGCATCGAAGTAGAAGATGTCGCCAAGCGCCTGATGGACTATGGCTACCACGCCCCCACAATCTCTTGGCCCGTGGCAGGAACAATGATGGTCGAGCCCACAGAGAGCGAATCCAAGGCCGAACTTGACCGCTTCTGTGATGCCATGATTGCCATCCGCCAGGAAATGGCCCAAATCGAAACGGGGCAGTTGGACCGACACGACAACCCCCTCAAAAATGCGCCCCACACCGCCCACTCCCTGATTACTGGAGACTGGGTGCATCCCTACACCCGCGAACAGGCTGCCTACCCAGCCCCTTGGACGCGGGAACACAAGTTCTGGCCCTCAGTAGGACGCATCGATAATGTCTATGGCGACCGGAATCTGGTCTGCTCCTGCGCGGGGATGGAAGCCTATAGCTAA
- a CDS encoding undecaprenyl-phosphate glucose phosphotransferase, whose translation MVSSRKAILSSNYSIVILGQRLLDPLVVVSLLYVLCWLNGASFDHAYILLGFITFCLILPLFDGVGLYRSYRSEGLLAEVPRILSGWFIVFALLLFAGFATKVTEIFSRQVLLSWFAATPLLLLSLHLALRYGLRLLRSYGFNQRTAVIAGGDKWGRHLVEQVVASPYLGVDLVGFFEDSPEPKILEIPRLGSLDDLPEYIQRNGTSIVYIALPMQAEERILQLIELLRDTTVSIYLVPDILVFNLMQFSIQDMNGTPVFAICETPFADGALRISKRLSDIMLSALILLLAGPAMLLIALAVRFSSPGPILFRQRRYGLNGQEIVVYKFRTMTVVEDGEKIVQARQNDPRITPFGRFLRRTSLDELPQFINVLQGRMSIVGPRPHAIAHNEQYRKLIRGYMLRHKVKPGITGWAQVNGYRGETDTLEKMVRRVEYDLHYVNNWSLRLDLEIILRTVTAIFRDENAY comes from the coding sequence ATGGTGAGCAGCCGTAAAGCAATTTTGAGCAGCAATTACTCCATTGTCATCTTGGGCCAGCGCTTGCTTGATCCCCTGGTGGTCGTTTCTCTGCTCTATGTGCTCTGCTGGCTTAACGGGGCGTCCTTTGACCATGCCTATATCCTGTTGGGCTTTATCACCTTCTGCCTCATTTTGCCGCTCTTTGACGGGGTTGGACTGTACCGCTCCTATCGCAGCGAGGGACTCCTGGCTGAGGTGCCCCGCATCCTGAGCGGTTGGTTTATCGTCTTCGCCCTGTTGCTGTTTGCGGGCTTTGCCACCAAGGTGACGGAGATCTTTTCTCGGCAAGTTTTGCTGAGTTGGTTTGCTGCGACGCCTCTGTTGCTGCTGAGCTTGCACCTCGCTCTGCGCTACGGGCTGCGTCTGTTGCGCTCCTATGGCTTTAACCAGCGCACGGCTGTTATTGCCGGGGGGGACAAGTGGGGACGCCATCTGGTGGAACAAGTTGTTGCATCCCCCTATCTGGGAGTTGATTTGGTGGGCTTCTTTGAGGATAGCCCGGAGCCGAAGATCCTGGAGATTCCGCGCCTCGGTAGCCTGGACGACCTCCCGGAGTACATCCAGCGCAACGGCACGAGCATTGTCTATATTGCCCTGCCCATGCAGGCTGAAGAGCGTATCCTCCAACTCATCGAACTCTTGCGGGATACTACGGTCTCTATCTACTTAGTCCCCGATATTCTTGTTTTTAATTTGATGCAATTCAGCATCCAGGACATGAATGGGACCCCGGTCTTTGCCATCTGTGAGACGCCCTTTGCAGACGGGGCGCTACGCATTAGCAAGCGGCTGAGTGATATTATGCTCTCCGCCTTGATCCTGCTGTTGGCGGGTCCGGCGATGCTCCTCATTGCCCTTGCCGTCAGGTTTTCCTCTCCTGGTCCCATTCTCTTCAGACAGCGCCGCTATGGGCTCAATGGTCAGGAGATCGTGGTTTACAAGTTTCGCACCATGACTGTCGTGGAGGATGGGGAGAAGATTGTCCAGGCTAGACAGAACGACCCGCGCATCACGCCTTTTGGACGCTTCTTGCGGCGGACTTCACTCGATGAACTACCTCAATTCATCAATGTCCTCCAGGGACGCATGAGCATCGTCGGCCCCCGTCCCCATGCTATCGCCCACAACGAGCAATACCGTAAGCTGATCCGTGGCTATATGCTGCGCCACAAGGTCAAGCCGGGAATCACCGGCTGGGCACAGGTCAATGGCTACCGAGGCGAAACGGACACCTTAGAGAAGATGGTCCGCCGCGTCGAATATGACCTGCACTATGTCAACAATTGGTCGCTACGTCTGGATCTAGAGATTATCCTGCGGACGGTCACGGCGATCTTCCGCGACGAAAACGCCTACTGA
- a CDS encoding NAD(P)H-dependent glycerol-3-phosphate dehydrogenase, with amino-acid sequence MARVAVLGTGVWGRALAEIARSRGHEVQLWARRGPSSLAEVVTGVDILISALPLRAVRTVAQQVGSVGLAPGAIVVSATKGLEPDTILTPREIWQEVLPGQGVVVLSGPNLAEEVLAGKPCATVVAHSSLALAQHIQQALATDTFRVYVNPDIRGVELGGVLKNVIAISAGVSDGLGLGTNAKAALITRGLTEVVRVGCLLGGEAATFYGLSGLGDLQATCTSSLSRNYQVGFGLAHKEPLADILARLTGTAEGINTAHVLVQLAHQRRIEVPIALQVTLLLDGKTTPLACVTALMARGLKEEL; translated from the coding sequence ATGGCTAGAGTCGCGGTATTGGGTACAGGAGTCTGGGGGCGAGCCCTCGCTGAAATTGCCCGTAGCCGGGGGCATGAGGTCCAGCTCTGGGCGCGACGAGGCCCCTCCAGTCTCGCAGAAGTGGTGACAGGGGTAGATATACTCATTTCGGCGCTCCCTCTGCGCGCGGTGCGCACGGTGGCCCAACAGGTTGGTAGCGTGGGGCTAGCACCTGGGGCAATCGTGGTGAGTGCTACTAAGGGCCTGGAGCCTGACACCATTCTGACTCCACGCGAAATCTGGCAAGAAGTTTTGCCGGGACAGGGCGTGGTCGTCCTCTCTGGCCCCAACCTTGCTGAAGAAGTTCTGGCGGGTAAGCCCTGTGCCACAGTTGTGGCCCACTCCAGCCTCGCCCTTGCCCAGCATATCCAGCAGGCCCTTGCCACGGATACCTTCAGAGTCTATGTCAATCCCGATATCCGCGGCGTAGAGTTGGGCGGAGTCCTTAAGAACGTCATCGCTATCAGTGCTGGCGTCAGTGATGGTCTAGGCTTGGGCACCAACGCCAAAGCTGCTCTCATCACTCGGGGTCTGACAGAGGTCGTCCGCGTGGGTTGCCTGTTGGGAGGCGAAGCTGCTACCTTCTATGGACTCTCAGGTCTGGGCGACCTCCAAGCAACCTGCACCAGTTCCCTGAGCCGGAACTATCAGGTGGGGTTTGGGCTGGCGCACAAGGAGCCGCTCGCAGACATTCTTGCCCGTCTGACTGGAACTGCTGAAGGGATTAACACGGCCCACGTCCTGGTCCAACTGGCTCATCAGCGCCGCATTGAGGTACCCATCGCCCTACAGGTGACCCTGCTTCTCGACGGAAAAACCACCCCGCTAGCCTGTGTAACCGCGCTGATGGCCCGTGGACTCAAAGAAGAACTATGA
- a CDS encoding iron uptake porin, with amino-acid sequence MKIRSARWSLAVASAFLAFVGSALPALALPDTSVRGLVTDTPLVSQVSSVSELTDVDPNGFAFQALKSLVERYGCIEGYPSKVFLGNKALTRYEFAAGLNACLEKINELIAAGTTDLITKEDLATVSRLQDELKGEGTALTGRVDALEGKTKELEANLFSKTTKLDAEIIFLAAGAVAGSAVRTTNAIASAANTIDGGSQNTIAGVRSRLNFRARNIVVKGDQLRVRINAAAGDGSFFGTSGFSRVARFDALPAAGPAGSANSVLATATFDKLYYQFPFLTRDLTIVIGPRVENIDYLGTNSNTRNEAVNFSLRSFRRNVGLSLVNTSVPAIAATYKISPVFDLRAYYGATAGGDSFGFGSGGITGPGQVAVELGIKPDSRLDIGLGYYHTVCNSASALNSEAPSSQNRIFCDSSVGGSTRAPFNSANVGGVIHNTYNAHIDWDIFPEVAIFGRYSFGNATFFDNPVNNVALPGGGTVDYQEFLAGLTFKNPFGQQGNAIGLAVVQPATITSNAASAGNLATSTLTPGATSGTAEYNYGVYYRFGVAKGITITPELYFITNAGSIQNQPTITVGALRATFTY; translated from the coding sequence ATGAAAATTCGGTCTGCTCGCTGGTCCCTGGCAGTTGCCTCGGCCTTTCTAGCCTTTGTCGGCAGTGCTCTGCCCGCTTTGGCTCTACCTGATACCTCCGTTCGCGGTCTGGTGACGGATACCCCTTTGGTCTCCCAGGTTAGTTCGGTTTCTGAACTGACCGATGTGGACCCCAACGGGTTTGCCTTTCAGGCGCTTAAATCTCTGGTTGAGCGCTATGGCTGCATTGAGGGCTATCCCTCTAAAGTTTTCCTGGGCAACAAAGCGCTGACCCGCTATGAATTCGCTGCCGGTCTCAACGCCTGCCTCGAAAAAATCAACGAACTCATCGCCGCTGGGACCACTGACCTCATCACCAAAGAAGACCTCGCCACGGTCTCTCGTCTTCAGGACGAGCTGAAAGGTGAAGGGACTGCGCTGACCGGTCGGGTGGATGCCCTCGAAGGCAAGACCAAGGAACTGGAAGCTAACCTATTCTCGAAGACCACCAAGCTCGACGCGGAAATTATCTTCCTGGCTGCTGGAGCTGTGGCTGGATCTGCAGTGCGGACGACCAACGCTATCGCGTCGGCAGCCAACACCATCGATGGCGGTTCTCAGAACACGATTGCCGGAGTCCGCTCTCGCTTGAACTTCCGTGCCCGCAACATCGTAGTCAAAGGCGACCAACTGCGCGTCCGTATCAACGCTGCGGCTGGGGATGGTTCCTTTTTTGGTACCAGTGGCTTTAGCCGGGTAGCCCGATTTGATGCCCTGCCTGCGGCGGGACCAGCGGGTTCAGCCAACAGCGTCCTGGCGACGGCCACGTTCGACAAGCTCTACTATCAGTTTCCTTTCCTGACCCGCGACCTGACTATCGTTATCGGACCGCGAGTGGAGAATATTGACTACCTGGGGACTAACAGCAACACCCGCAACGAAGCAGTCAACTTCTCGCTGCGGTCTTTCCGCCGCAACGTGGGTCTTTCGCTGGTCAACACTTCGGTACCCGCAATTGCCGCGACCTACAAAATCAGTCCGGTGTTTGACCTGCGGGCTTACTACGGAGCGACAGCGGGTGGTGATTCCTTTGGCTTTGGCAGTGGCGGTATTACCGGACCCGGTCAGGTAGCCGTAGAATTGGGGATTAAGCCTGATTCCCGCCTGGATATTGGTTTGGGCTACTATCACACGGTTTGTAACTCCGCATCTGCTCTCAACAGTGAAGCCCCGAGCAGCCAGAACCGGATCTTCTGCGATTCAAGTGTGGGTGGCAGTACCCGTGCTCCTTTCAATAGTGCCAACGTCGGTGGTGTGATACACAACACCTATAACGCGCATATTGACTGGGATATTTTCCCGGAAGTCGCCATTTTTGGTCGCTATTCCTTCGGGAACGCTACCTTCTTCGATAACCCGGTGAATAACGTGGCCTTGCCCGGTGGTGGGACTGTTGATTACCAGGAATTCCTCGCCGGTCTGACCTTCAAGAACCCCTTTGGTCAACAGGGTAATGCAATAGGTCTGGCGGTGGTTCAACCCGCTACCATTACGAGCAACGCTGCTTCTGCTGGCAACTTGGCGACCTCCACGCTGACACCGGGGGCGACCTCGGGGACCGCTGAGTACAACTACGGGGTCTACTACCGCTTTGGCGTAGCTAAGGGGATCACGATTACCCCTGAGCTGTACTTCATCACCAATGCCGGTTCGATCCAAAACCAACCCACGATCACGGTGGGCGCACTGCGCGCGACGTTCACCTACTAA